In Kordiimonas sp. SCSIO 12610, the sequence GATCAAAGCTGTAGTTTACCTGGAAGTCGATACCAGATGTCGTAAGCTCAGCGATGTTGAGGTTCGTGGTTGTGAAACCAAAGCCCGGTCCACCAGATGCGAGTGAGCCAGTTGGGCTTCGCTGCACGAGGTCACAGAACTGAGCTTCGCCGCTTGCAAGACAGTTATCAAGGATAACCTGCGCACCAATACCTTGTGAGATCGCTTCATCAACTGAAATGTTGAAATAGTCGACAGAGATCGTTAGGCCCGGTACGGCTTCCGGTGTGATCACAACACCAACAGTATAGGTGTCTGATACTTCTGGGCTCAGGTCAGGGTTACCACCTGTTAGGACCTGTGTTTGACCAGAGATCACATCAAGAATGTTACCAAACTGTGCCGCTGTCACGCCTGTGTTCGCACACTGTGCCGCTGTTGCGATTGGAGCATCTGTTGCACATGGATCAAATACACCAACACCGTTTGCGTTTACGCCAGCCTGATTGAGGTTCGCAAGACCCTGGTTTTGGCCAACGAATAACTCAATCACGTTTGGTGCACGAACCGCACGTTGGTACTGTGCACGGAAACGCACATCATCAACCGGCGCCCAAGTTAGGGAAACACCATATGCATCTGTATTGAAGCTATTGGATGCACCGTTACCGTTTGTGCCATAATCAGAATAACGATATTCACCACTAACGGTTAATTCCTTGAAGAAATCAGCGTCGGTAATGATCGGGATCTGTAACTCACCGAAGAATTCAGTAACGTCGATAGACCCTGAAACAGGAAGCGTTGCACCACCAACGCCTGTGAAGCCGCCGCCTGGTGTCTGGCTGATCTGGTCAGGCACAGATTCGAGGATATCTTCACGGTACTCAACGCCAAGAAGCAAACCAACATTCGCATCACTCCATGGTGACTGAATGCCATATTCACTGAGGTTGGTTTGTACGTTACCGCCAACAACAATCTGCTCGGTCATACCTCTGGTGAGGCCAATACCCTGAATAAAGTCAAGGGCTTCCTGGGTTACGAGCGATTCACCGTTCGCACCGCGCTGGAAGATATTGTAAGGCACACAGCCGCCAGATTGATCACGGCACACAAGGTTGCCATCAGCATCTTCAACAATGAAGAAAGCCTGTTGCACATTGGATGTGATGAAATCGTTGGTTTGAGCGCTCTCGTCATTGGCGCGAGCAAACTGACCAAAGACTTCAAAGTCCCAATTGTCAGCAAACTGACCGCGAAGGCCACCAACAAGACGCCATGCTGTGTTATTCAGGAAGGAGTTACGCGGGCCACCTTCTACGTTACGGTGCGAAGCCGTAATGCCGCTGACATCACCCGGTAGCAAGCCTGTATCTGCATCTGGAATGTTACAGCCGAACAGGTTGAAGAGTGATGTTCCTGTGCCATCTGGACCAGAGCCACCTTGAATAAGCGGGTTATCACAGTTGATAGAGAACGCGCCCGTTCCAAAGGACGCTGTTGGTGCGATTTGGGCGTCAGACGAGTTGTTGGTGAACGAGAAATCTGCATAGGCTGTTAAGGTCTCAGTGAGGTCATAATGGCCGCGTGCATAAATCTGGAAACGTTCGCTTGGGCGTTGGAAAAAGTTGAAAGGCCCAAAGTTAAAGGTATTGGAAGGTGTACCAGAAAATGGTGGATCGGTAATTGTACCATCAGCTTCCTGAAATGCCGTTCCGCCCGCGCCGCCAAAGAGGCGGAAGTTACCAGAACCCACGCAACCAAATCCGCCAAAGCTGGTTACCGGATCGGCACTTGCACCGAGGGCACACGCTGAAATCGAGCGATTATCCTGTGTAATCGCGGCGTTAACCTGATAGCTTGCGTAGATTGTTGCGTTACCACGGCCATCTTCGGTGTTTGCACCGATTGTAAGCGCAAGGTTAAGTTCTTCACCGTCTACGGATGACCCCGGAACCGGCTGCCCGCCTGCGCGCAGAACATTGTCAAACAGTTCAACACCGTTTCCATTTTGTGAAAAACCGCCTTGGGCATCAAATTCGATACCTTCAAAGTCGGTACGCAGAATAAAGTTGGCAACACCGCCAACCGCATCAGAACCGTAAACCGCAGATTTACCGCCTGTTACCACATCAACCCGCTCAATGAGTTGCGGTGGAATGATATCAAGGTTTGGTGCAACAAGGTTCGGCGTTGCAACCGTTGATGTACCGTAAGGTAGGCGCTTGCCATCGATTAACACGAGCGTACGCTGCGCACCTAGTCCGCGAAGGTTAAGGGTTGCGGTACCGGAAGCACCATTTGATACCTCACCTGCTTGGCCTGCGAAGACCTGTGGTAAGATATTTACAAAATCTTCGATCCGTGTGTTACCGCGGATGTTGATCTCGTCTTTGCTAACCGTCAAAACCGGCGCTGCGGCTGTGAGGTTTTTATTCACATTCAGGCGTGTACCTGTAACAACGACTTCTTCAACATCATCGTCTGTTGCTGCATCGTCCTGTGCCAATGTTGCCGTAGATACAGCACCGAGCATACATGCTATCAGTGACGTACTTTTTAGCAAATTGTATTTATAATTTTTGGATTCGTAGAATGACACGAATGATCCTCCCTGTGAGCTTAAAATATTTTATGCCGTGATGGCATTGGGGATTGTGGTTGTGTCGGGGGGATTAATTCACGCAAATATCGGTAAATGACATTGAAAAACTTAGTAGAATGTGTCGGTTGTGTTGCAACCGAGTTACAAAATTTACCTTTAGAGATAAACCAATTTCCTAGCGCTAAGCGAAAATCCTAGCACCTTAGATAGAGCAGGATTGGCCGCGATTTTCGAGAAAACGAATCACTTTGTCGTTTGATATGTCGGGCATCAAATTTAAGCATGAGAAAAAGGATGTGTTTCTCAACTGCAACAATAAAAATCCTTTTGCTGGACGGATTTATCATGTGCTCTGCTTTTGATTGCGCGGAAACACCGTTTTGTATATCCATCACGGCAACCACGCTCTTATGCACAGGGTGGGTATCAATATACAGTCAGACCAGAAAGAGGAGGGTCGCATGCAAAACAGCTCAACAGACATCACCCTACTTATTAATTTCTGGAAGATGGATGATACCCAATGGGCATTTCTTTCTCGGGTGGTAAAAGCCGCCTAAATATTCTTATCGGTAAAGAAACCGATTATTTAAACTACATACTATTCATGAAGACATGTGGTTCCCAAATCATAGGGGGCTTATGTGATGAATGATATTACGAAAACACATATTGTTGCCTCGAAATCAAGCTGGATCGAAGGGGAAGCCGTTCGTCAGCTCGAGCAAATGGCAACACTTGATGGCATGGTACGTGCTGTTGGTATGCCGGATTTGCATCCTGGCAAGGGCACACCCGTGGGTGCGGCCTTTGAAAGCAGCAAGGTTATTTATCCTCATTTAGTAGGGAATGACATCGGCTGTGGTATGGGGCTTTGGCAAACGGATATTTTGAACCGTAAGGTCAAGTTGGATCGTTTTGTCAAAAACCTTTCAGGGTTAGAGCAACCTTGGACTGGTAATATTTCAGATCGTCTTCAGTTGGCAGGGCTCACGCATGAGGGCGCGTTTTCGCCGCTTGGCACTATCGGTGGCGGCAACCACTTTGCTGAATTGCAAAAGCTGGAAAAGGTCTATGATCAATCTCTGTTTGATGGGCTTGGCTTGGTTGATGATAAAGCAGCTTTGTTGATCCATAGTGGGTCTCGTGGACTGGGTGAAGCGATCCTTCGCTCGCATATAGCCAAATATGCAGGCGAACCACTCCATGAGGGAACGGATGATTTCAGCGCCTATATTAACCGCCATGATGATGCGGTGAAATGGGCAATTGTAAACCGCGAGGTTATTGCAGATCGTTTCCTCGATTGTTTGAATGCATCTGGCACAAGAGTACTTGATATTTGCCATAATAGCGTTACGCCGTATGGACGGCATTGGCTCCACCGTAAGGGCGCAGCACCCTCTGATAAGGGTGCGGTCGTTATTCCGGGTTCACGCGGTGCAATCACCTATGTGGTGCAGCCTGTGCGCTCAGCGTGGGATATGTCCCTGTGTTCGCTGGCCCACGGTGCTGGTCGGCGTTGGAAGCGTAGCGAGGTGAAGGCAAAGCTGTCCAAACGCTACAAGGTGAATGACCTGACGCAAACTAAACTGGGTGGTCGGGTAATCTGTGAAGATAAAGACCTTATCTTTGAAGAGGCCCCCGAAGCCTATAAGGATATTGAGCAGGTTATGACCGACCTTGCGGACGCTGGGTTGGTTAAATTGATTGCGAGTTACCGACCGCTCATCACATATAAAACGAGGCGCGTATGACGGAAAAAACTGAAGTATGGCTTTTGATATCGGCGGGCGATGGTCCGCGCGAGTGTGAGTGGGTTGTGTATCACTTGTCATGCGCACTATCGAAGGAAGCCGAGAGCTTTGGGCTAAAGTGGCGCGTAGTGGAAGGTGAGGATAAGCCTGAGAAATCAAGGCTTATCCAAATCAAGGGCGACGGGGCTAGTACGTTTGCGCGTAATGTCACTGGTTCCGTAAAATGGATCGGCGAAAGCCCTTATCGTCCGCATCATAAACGCAAAAACTGGTTTGTTGGTGTTTATGAATTGCCAATGCCTGAAGCCGTGCCTGAACTGGATACCCGTGATATCAAACTGCAAACGATGAAGGCATCGGGACCAGGCGGGCAGCATGTGAATAAAACCGATAGTGCGGTGCGTGCGACCCATATGCCAACAGGCTTGCAGGTTGTATCGCAGGCAGAGCGGTCACAGCATGCAAACAAGCGCCTTGCTATCCTGAAACTTGCTTTGAAGCTCGCGGAGCAAGCGGAATTACAAACCGAGGCCGGTAAGGAAGCAGCATGGCGCAAGCATCATATCCTTGAACGTGGAAACGAAGTTCGAACCTACGTTGGTATACGGTTTAAAGCCAAAGGCCACTAGTTAGCATAGAGCATGGGTATAAACGCGCTTGGATCATGAGTTTGATATAATCGCTAGATGTTGATTTATCTGGCTCAGGCATTGAGTCATAGAAAAAGGCGGCCGTGGCCGCCTTTTATTTGGAATGCTTTCGTTAGCTTAGAAGCTGAACTGAAGCGTAACTGAATACCGTCTTCCGAGTGGGTCGTATGTAGACGGGAATACGTTACCTGTGTTGAACGCAGTTGTACCAGCGTTGCTACCAACAACCTCAGGGTCGTTATCAAACAGGTTTAATACCGCTGCTGTCAGGTTCAGGTTTTCTGTAAGATTGTAGCGAACAGTCAGGTCAAAATAGTGTTCGCCGC encodes:
- a CDS encoding RNA ligase RtcB family protein; this translates as MNDITKTHIVASKSSWIEGEAVRQLEQMATLDGMVRAVGMPDLHPGKGTPVGAAFESSKVIYPHLVGNDIGCGMGLWQTDILNRKVKLDRFVKNLSGLEQPWTGNISDRLQLAGLTHEGAFSPLGTIGGGNHFAELQKLEKVYDQSLFDGLGLVDDKAALLIHSGSRGLGEAILRSHIAKYAGEPLHEGTDDFSAYINRHDDAVKWAIVNREVIADRFLDCLNASGTRVLDICHNSVTPYGRHWLHRKGAAPSDKGAVVIPGSRGAITYVVQPVRSAWDMSLCSLAHGAGRRWKRSEVKAKLSKRYKVNDLTQTKLGGRVICEDKDLIFEEAPEAYKDIEQVMTDLADAGLVKLIASYRPLITYKTRRV
- the prfH gene encoding peptide chain release factor H, producing MTEKTEVWLLISAGDGPRECEWVVYHLSCALSKEAESFGLKWRVVEGEDKPEKSRLIQIKGDGASTFARNVTGSVKWIGESPYRPHHKRKNWFVGVYELPMPEAVPELDTRDIKLQTMKASGPGGQHVNKTDSAVRATHMPTGLQVVSQAERSQHANKRLAILKLALKLAEQAELQTEAGKEAAWRKHHILERGNEVRTYVGIRFKAKGH
- a CDS encoding TonB-dependent receptor domain-containing protein, with protein sequence MLGAVSTATLAQDDAATDDDVEEVVVTGTRLNVNKNLTAAAPVLTVSKDEINIRGNTRIEDFVNILPQVFAGQAGEVSNGASGTATLNLRGLGAQRTLVLIDGKRLPYGTSTVATPNLVAPNLDIIPPQLIERVDVVTGGKSAVYGSDAVGGVANFILRTDFEGIEFDAQGGFSQNGNGVELFDNVLRAGGQPVPGSSVDGEELNLALTIGANTEDGRGNATIYASYQVNAAITQDNRSISACALGASADPVTSFGGFGCVGSGNFRLFGGAGGTAFQEADGTITDPPFSGTPSNTFNFGPFNFFQRPSERFQIYARGHYDLTETLTAYADFSFTNNSSDAQIAPTASFGTGAFSINCDNPLIQGGSGPDGTGTSLFNLFGCNIPDADTGLLPGDVSGITASHRNVEGGPRNSFLNNTAWRLVGGLRGQFADNWDFEVFGQFARANDESAQTNDFITSNVQQAFFIVEDADGNLVCRDQSGGCVPYNIFQRGANGESLVTQEALDFIQGIGLTRGMTEQIVVGGNVQTNLSEYGIQSPWSDANVGLLLGVEYREDILESVPDQISQTPGGGFTGVGGATLPVSGSIDVTEFFGELQIPIITDADFFKELTVSGEYRYSDYGTNGNGASNSFNTDAYGVSLTWAPVDDVRFRAQYQRAVRAPNVIELFVGQNQGLANLNQAGVNANGVGVFDPCATDAPIATAAQCANTGVTAAQFGNILDVISGQTQVLTGGNPDLSPEVSDTYTVGVVITPEAVPGLTISVDYFNISVDEAISQGIGAQVILDNCLASGEAQFCDLVQRSPTGSLASGGPGFGFTTTNLNIAELTTSGIDFQVNYSFDLADIGAGDIGQLRFDYAATYLDTFDFTPFPGGDVIECAGFFGNACGNNLQPVNPDYRHVLQTSWDTPWDFSTTVTWRYFAGTDNQSATAPAVDQRLRTINYVDWAGNYSINENINLRAGILNVFNSQAPVSLSSGPPLGNGNTFPTVFDTGRQFFLAVNFSL